A stretch of Pseudoprevotella muciniphila DNA encodes these proteins:
- the purE gene encoding 5-(carboxyamino)imidazole ribonucleotide mutase yields the protein MNPLVSIIMGSTSDLPVMEKAAKFLDEMGISFEMNALSAHRTPGEVEEFALRASERGIKVIIAGAGMAAALPGVIAANTTVPVIGVPIKGMLDGLDALLSIVQMPPGIPVATMGVNGALNAAILASEMLALADDGIASKLQAYKTGLKQKIVKANAELADVKYTHKTN from the coding sequence ATGAATCCTTTGGTCAGTATCATTATGGGTAGCACTTCCGACCTTCCGGTTATGGAAAAGGCTGCCAAATTTCTCGATGAAATGGGCATTTCTTTCGAGATGAACGCACTTTCCGCCCATCGCACACCAGGTGAGGTTGAAGAGTTTGCCTTGCGAGCCTCCGAGCGCGGCATCAAGGTCATCATAGCCGGTGCAGGCATGGCGGCTGCATTGCCGGGCGTCATTGCGGCAAACACCACCGTCCCCGTAATAGGTGTACCCATAAAAGGCATGCTCGACGGTCTTGATGCCTTGCTGAGCATCGTGCAGATGCCCCCGGGCATACCTGTGGCGACAATGGGTGTGAACGGCGCACTCAACGCTGCCATACTTGCATCAGAAATGCTGGCACTGGCGGATGACGGTATAGCCTCGAAACTACAAGCCTACAAGACAGGGCTGAAGCAGAAAATCGTGAAGGCAAATGCCGAACTCGCCGACGTGAAATATACCCATAAAACCAACTAA
- the rpoN gene encoding RNA polymerase factor sigma-54, whose translation MQRQTNRADQTERQRSTIRQKNRQDQVMMSVYIQKPIEELRQEVEKTVEENEALELKEDVLAGDDKALDTDVSDEDWGEDERQDSDTDTDDYEVDTYAPDPDGESSSDDYGEDYDEPYFPRQTDPNEEHREPTVTYGKSFYETLMEQVNEFNLTDHEKSIMVYIIGSLDDSGFLSKNKIYLVAEELDFKHGIETSDEEVARLVGILKQFEPRGVGAENLQECLLLQLRDEEKKSPYKEKAIKVVERYFDDFMNMHWDKIQQRLKVDDNTFNGVMTLLTRLNPKPGSAFNDSVGSSAPAIVPDFYVHVDDYGNLTVTLNDGDIPELRVASSFLETVKLYKGRKYDLTEEQRGFYTYVKDKVDSANSFLNILKRRNETLLLVMRSIARRQRDFFINDEDENFLHPMTLKDVAEEVGVDISTVSRVTANKYVQAYYANYPLRFFFSNAIKGTDGEDDVSTRKLKVALKEIIDSENKDKPLSDEALKKAMEERSFAIARRTIAKYREQMGIPPARLRKGKK comes from the coding sequence ATGCAGCGACAAACAAACAGGGCAGATCAGACAGAACGGCAAAGGAGCACCATTCGTCAGAAGAACAGGCAGGATCAGGTGATGATGTCTGTCTATATCCAGAAGCCTATAGAGGAATTGCGCCAAGAAGTGGAAAAGACCGTGGAGGAGAACGAGGCACTTGAACTGAAGGAAGATGTCCTGGCTGGCGACGACAAGGCATTGGATACAGATGTCAGTGATGAAGACTGGGGCGAGGACGAAAGACAGGATTCCGACACTGATACTGATGACTATGAAGTGGACACTTATGCCCCCGACCCGGATGGTGAAAGCAGTTCTGACGATTATGGTGAAGACTACGACGAACCCTATTTTCCCAGGCAGACCGACCCTAACGAAGAGCACCGTGAGCCGACAGTTACCTATGGAAAATCGTTCTATGAAACCTTGATGGAGCAGGTGAATGAGTTCAACCTCACCGACCACGAGAAGAGCATAATGGTGTACATCATCGGTTCGCTCGACGACAGCGGTTTTCTGTCGAAGAACAAGATTTACCTGGTTGCTGAGGAACTCGATTTCAAGCACGGCATCGAAACGAGCGATGAGGAAGTGGCCCGGCTTGTCGGCATTCTCAAGCAGTTCGAGCCACGCGGTGTGGGCGCAGAAAATCTGCAAGAATGCCTCCTATTGCAACTTCGCGATGAGGAGAAAAAATCGCCTTATAAAGAAAAGGCGATAAAGGTGGTGGAGCGCTACTTTGACGACTTCATGAATATGCATTGGGACAAGATTCAGCAGCGTCTGAAAGTGGACGATAATACGTTCAATGGTGTGATGACACTCCTGACGCGCCTCAATCCGAAGCCCGGCAGTGCCTTCAACGATTCTGTGGGGAGTTCTGCCCCAGCCATCGTACCGGATTTCTATGTACATGTGGACGATTATGGCAACCTTACGGTAACATTGAACGACGGCGACATTCCCGAACTGAGGGTGGCAAGTTCTTTCCTCGAAACGGTGAAACTCTACAAGGGGCGAAAGTATGACCTCACGGAAGAACAGCGCGGCTTCTACACCTACGTCAAGGACAAGGTGGATTCCGCCAACAGTTTCCTTAATATCCTCAAGCGCAGGAACGAAACCCTTCTGCTCGTGATGAGGAGCATAGCACGGCGGCAACGCGACTTTTTCATAAACGACGAAGACGAAAACTTCCTCCACCCCATGACGCTGAAGGACGTGGCAGAGGAGGTTGGTGTGGACATCTCCACTGTGTCGAGGGTAACGGCAAACAAATACGTGCAGGCGTATTATGCCAATTATCCGCTCCGTTTCTTCTTCTCCAATGCCATTAAGGGTACTGACGGCGAGGACGATGTCTCCACGAGGAAACTGAAAGTAGCGCTCAAGGAAATCATCGATTCAGAGAACAAGGACAAGCCTCTGAGCGACGAAGCACTGAAGAAAGCCATGGAGGAAAGGTCCTTTGCCATAGCGCGGAGAACGATAGCAAAATATCGTGAACAGATGGGCATACCTCCCGCACGGTTGAGGAAAGGAAAAAAATAG